In Drosophila busckii strain San Diego stock center, stock number 13000-0081.31 chromosome 3R, ASM1175060v1, whole genome shotgun sequence, the sequence GGCTTGCGTCTGTTAttctaactaactaactaatgtGTTGATatagctgccacagctgctgctgctgcgtcctTGCGCGATTTGCCAGCTGCTCATGAGCGGCAGCGTCGCCGGCATGTCGTCAGCAGTAGTAAGACAATGAGACTGCACATCAGCATAGTCCTTGCCAAGCCGCAGCAATTCCTTGCCGCACTTGAAACTGCGCAGCATGAAAAACAATTCGTCTGAAAAGCGCAAAAGTTATGAATAGCAGTTAACTTACTTGTGTCCGCATGCACGAGCATTTGATTGTTCAGATTATCGAATTGATCGAGCGATGCGCTGAGCACAATTTCGCGTCGCAGCTCCGGGTAATTATCAATTTCCGCCACGCATTTGAGTGTGAGTATCCTGCTGCTGCGATAGAAGCGCTGTCCTTGCAAATAGAAGTGCACTTGCAATCGCTGGCGACGCAGTATATAATCGTGGGCTGGTATGCTGGTGTCTATGCTCGGCTGTAGCTCACCCAGCAGCGGCTGCAACGACAGACAGGACATACAAATTGATTTaggcttatgtgtgtgtgtatgtgtgtgtgtgtgtgcgctttgcgGTCTGCGGTCTAACCTGTTCGCCATTGATATACCAGGTAAGCTTTGTGGGCAAACTGGAGTAGTCTGAGGTGCAGGTGGCGCCAACAAACTCCTCCAAGCGATACACAGTGTTGAAGCCATCGATTAGGGGGTCGCTCTGCGGCAAGGCTGCACCAGATAGATGGGGAGAAAATGAGTTTCAAGttgcaaatgccacaaataaGCACATAATGCAATAAGCACATTACACTCTACCCACACCCACTGTACCCACCTGCCACAGTCATGTTGTCCTCCTTGGCTGCCAGCTTGAAGTGCGGCGCATCGCCGCTCACCTCGCACTTGAATACGCCCGTCGACTTGGCACCCAGCAGGCTCAGATCAACGCGGCAGGTGGACTCGTTGCAAAAGTATTTGCCATCCAGCACCTGCACGCCCGGCACAGGAAAGCTCAGATAGACCGGACGCATTAGTGGTGAGTACCTTTGAGTTTAGCTCAATTAGTGCAAATGCTGAGATGCGCTGTTTGGGTTCGGGGAATTACCTGAAGAACTCGGCGCGATCCTTATACCATTTGACTGAGTTCAGCGTGTGACCGCTCATGTCGTAGCTGCAGGATATGGTCACATTATCGCGAAAGTCCACAATTTCGGGCACACTGATCTCGGTTACAAACAACGCCGCTATGCTCTGCATATCTAAGAGCAAACGCATACATtagtttgaatatatttaactaagcCCGACAGCAGATTTGTTGCTATAGAAGCTATATCactatattaaattcataCAGGTGACTGCATGTGGAGTCCGCTGTGGTTGGGTTTCAAAGTCGTTGCGTCGTTGGCAATGCACAGGGGACattgaataaatttgaaaatttcatgAAATGAATATGCAAAATAGTTGGCCAGACCAGATACCATACAACTAGAGCCGTATCTAGctgcaagcgagagagagctaAGCGCTACAAAAGTGcaacacatacatgcatgtgtctatgtgtgtgtggcatatgtGTGAGTTGATTGTGgcagctgtgctgctgctgtgggtgagcagcagcaggcagagcaTTGAGAGATAAGCGCATTTGCAACATGTTCAAAGTAGAACATGCTACCTGCTCTGCCAGGCCATATAGCCAAAATATTGATAAGCCCAGCTATGTCAGGCTGCTCGACTCGGCcattgtgtgtctgtgtgtgtgtgtggctaaataaattttacagtAGATGAGCAATGGCAACGTAAAAAGCtgaattataaatgcaacacATTTGTGTACGTTCAgcacaaaaatgcatttaaccaGAGATTAACAAATGGCCAAAAGCTCTATTTTGAGCTAggcattttttattagttaatgCATGCGGTTGTGCAGTTGACACATGataaaattaagcttattGTCAGTTTATCATTTCGGCAATGTAAGGTCGAGCTTACAGGCTTAAACCACAGAGCAAAAGTGATTGCCTGCcatagaaaatatttcatttctttgGCCAAACAACGAGAGCATGGCGAATGTTTAAGTGATAGCTTTCATTAAGTAAGCAGCCGCAACCGACTACCATGCcatatatgtctatatagtatatggtATGTTTTGCTTGGCAAATTTACATATGAATTTGCGACAATGTCCATTGATAAATTCACTTAGAGCTGGGCAGACgtttatgcaaatatgtttGCTATTCATAGATGCGATCTGCTATGCAAGGCAAGAGCATAAAGAATTTGCATAGACAGATTTAAATTGTAATCAGGGCTATCATCATTATTATGCAAGGCAgtcagctgcatttaaaaactaatttcatattttatgtgtgcaacttataactttttattctGCAGCAAGACAACTGCccgtaaattgaaaatgttcaACAAGCGCATACACAATGAACAACATTTAATTCCATTAGGCAGCTTACAtggccaaacaaaaaaactacaaaagttTGTCtaacaagtgtgtgtgtgtgtgtgtgtgtgtgtgtgtgtgcgtgttggaAATAAATTCTCAGGCATTGTTACGCTTTTGTTCGAGCGTTGcgcaatacaaacaaatgaaattaggcttaagctaaaataataaaagaatgTTTAATTACAAGCCAAGTGTATAGAGTGGATGTCAGCTCAATTTTAATGCGCCGCAAAttaattggcaattggcaatttaTGTGCCTGAGGCTACCCCAAGGATGCCTTTGGCAGGCTGCCTAATTGCGAACATTTctgaaatgcaatttaactTTGAACTACACtcaagaagcagcaaaagttgcggCAGCACAAATTACCAAGTGCCAAAAGGCAGCGTCAGCAAACGCAACgagtgcaactgcaacgccAACGCAGTTCAAATTATGGCTAAAGTCATTAAGAGCACagcaccaaaaacaaaaaactttgtcAGTATTGATTTgcgcttaaaaattaataataaaagcccTATTATAGTGGCAGCATACGAACTGTCAATAAAGCtgcttacaaattaataaatactataaattaatgcaacaattataaaatcaattgcaaaaagtTGTTTACTTACCCACAGTAAAGCAGCTGAGCAAAAACAGCAGCCTGCAGTAATccatatttgttgttattgttgtccttgtcgctgctgctgttgttgttgttgttgttgttgatttcaagtgaatttatttatgctgttcGGGCTGCACTTTGTGCAATTGTTAAGCTGATTTGTGTTGTGTGCGCCTTAGGACGACAGTTGCACTTATTTGCCTGcacttaaataacaaattaaaggttttaattgtgcttttaGTCCAGTCGACATTAATCGTCGTCAGAGATATGAAAGTAAAATGGaatagcaaagcaattgaCAGGGACCCAAAATAAATGAACGATAATGGAGCGCAGACAGCTGAATGGAAtcgaatttaattgaatgcagCGTCAAAGGCACTGGCGAATGGTTGGCGtattaaaaagaaacaagcaagaaagatacaaaaatacatcacacacacacacacatacacaactaacataacataaatacAGCTGCAAACTCATGCAGAAAAGTTCAAAGGATACGCCTTGCGCTTTGGCTCTGtcgttataaataaataacaaacatttgagcgaaaaaaaaagaacgaaTAACGAAATACACAACTACAAGAACGTAGTGAGCGGGGGGGAGGGGGGTAGAGcgaagaaaaaaattgaaaacagaaTCAAGCCAAGTGGCGTCTGTGTGAAATGGAAAGGGAAAGCAAAACAGGCGACATCAAAACAGGAAACAAGGGCACAAGCCGATCCTGAGTATAACACCATGTACGGCTGCTGTGCTCC encodes:
- the LOC108602118 gene encoding uncharacterized protein LOC108602118, whose amino-acid sequence is MDYCRLLFLLSCFTVDMQSIAALFVTEISVPEIVDFRDNVTISCSYDMSGHTLNSVKWYKDRAEFFRYSPLMRPVYLSFPVPGVQVLDGKYFCNESTCRVDLSLLGAKSTGVFKCEVSGDAPHFKLAAKEDNMTVAALPQSDPLIDGFNTVYRLEEFVGATCTSDYSSLPTKLTWYINGEQPLLGELQPSIDTSIPAHDYILRRQRLQVHFYLQGQRFYRSSRILTLKCVAEIDNYPELRREIVLSASLDQFDNLNNQMLVHADTISSAARNCCGLARTMLMCSLIVLLLLTTCRRRCRS